Proteins from a genomic interval of Stenotrophomonas sp. 24(2023):
- the trxA gene encoding thioredoxin, with translation MSDKVVHVGDADFDSAVLNSKEPVLVDFWAEWCGPCKMIAPALDELADAYKGRAKIAKVNVDNNRALAAKYHVRSIPYLVVFKDGEKVGEQIGAVGKAQLAGLLDKALA, from the coding sequence ATGAGCGACAAGGTTGTACATGTCGGCGATGCCGACTTTGATAGCGCAGTGCTGAATTCCAAGGAACCGGTGCTGGTCGATTTCTGGGCCGAATGGTGCGGCCCCTGCAAGATGATCGCCCCGGCGCTGGACGAACTGGCCGATGCCTACAAGGGCCGTGCCAAGATCGCCAAGGTCAACGTCGACAACAACCGTGCGCTGGCCGCCAAGTACCACGTGCGTTCGATCCCGTACCTGGTCGTGTTCAAGGACGGCGAGAAGGTCGGCGAGCAGATCGGTGCCGTCGGCAAGGCCCAGCTGGCGGGCCTGCTGGACAAGGCGCTGGCCTGA
- the rho gene encoding transcription termination factor Rho → MSDNTPETGSADAPAEKRVRKARVSKAAAPAAAETSAAPAQPALPLAAAPEAPAPAAAPSAPAADAPASGGGEGGEGRESGQPRQQNHQGGGQNQGQNSPYNQNGQNGQNGQQGQGNRRDRFRNRRDRDRNRNRDDGMPQDGGEQQPFVPRPHANVPEGFPVYSLSDLKRMPAQKLLEIAEQLQISEGVARARKQDVIFALLKVLTRHGDGVAADGVLEILPDGFGFLRAAEASYLAGPDDTYISPSQIRRFNLRTGDHISGRIRFPKDGERYFALNIVDTINGEPLEASKNKVLFENLTPLFPRRRFTLERGNGSSEDITGRILDLMAPQGKGQRSLIVSQPKAGKTMMMQQVATAITTNHPDVHLIVLLIDERPEEVTEMQRTVRGEVISSTFDEPAARHVQVAEMVIERAKRLVEHKKDVVILLDSITRLARAYNNVVPSSGKVLTGGVDANALHRPKRFFGAARNVEEGGSLTIIATALVDTGSKMDEVIYEEFKGTGNSEVHLSRRIAEKRVFPAIDINRSGTRREDLLIEPELLQKIWILRKLLHPMDEMAAMEFLLDKMKNTKSNDEFFGSMKR, encoded by the coding sequence TTGTCCGATAACACTCCTGAAACCGGCAGCGCCGATGCGCCCGCCGAAAAGCGCGTGCGCAAGGCCCGCGTGAGCAAGGCTGCCGCTCCGGCCGCCGCCGAAACCAGTGCTGCACCCGCGCAGCCGGCCCTGCCGCTGGCCGCCGCGCCGGAGGCCCCGGCCCCCGCTGCTGCGCCGAGCGCGCCCGCCGCCGATGCCCCCGCCAGTGGCGGCGGTGAGGGTGGTGAAGGCCGCGAATCCGGCCAGCCGCGCCAGCAGAACCACCAGGGCGGTGGCCAGAACCAGGGGCAGAACTCCCCCTACAACCAGAATGGCCAGAATGGCCAGAATGGCCAGCAGGGCCAGGGCAACCGCCGCGACCGTTTCCGCAACCGCCGCGACCGTGACCGCAACCGCAACCGCGATGACGGCATGCCGCAGGACGGCGGCGAGCAGCAGCCCTTCGTGCCGCGCCCGCATGCCAACGTCCCCGAAGGCTTCCCGGTCTATTCGCTGAGCGACCTCAAGCGCATGCCGGCGCAGAAGCTGCTGGAAATCGCCGAGCAGCTGCAGATTTCCGAAGGCGTCGCCCGCGCCCGCAAGCAGGACGTCATCTTCGCCCTGCTCAAGGTGCTGACCCGCCACGGTGACGGCGTGGCCGCCGACGGCGTGCTGGAAATCCTGCCCGATGGCTTCGGCTTCCTGCGTGCCGCCGAGGCCAGCTACCTGGCCGGCCCGGACGACACCTACATCTCGCCCAGCCAGATCCGCCGCTTCAACCTGCGCACCGGCGACCACATCTCCGGCCGCATCCGCTTCCCGAAGGACGGCGAGCGCTACTTCGCACTGAACATCGTCGACACCATCAATGGTGAGCCGCTGGAAGCGTCGAAGAACAAGGTGCTGTTCGAGAACCTGACCCCGCTGTTCCCGCGCCGCCGCTTCACCCTGGAGCGTGGCAACGGTTCGTCCGAAGACATCACCGGCCGCATCCTCGACCTGATGGCGCCGCAGGGCAAGGGCCAGCGCTCGCTCATCGTTTCCCAGCCCAAGGCGGGCAAGACGATGATGATGCAGCAGGTGGCCACGGCCATCACCACCAACCATCCGGACGTGCACCTGATCGTGCTGCTGATCGACGAGCGCCCGGAAGAAGTGACCGAAATGCAGCGCACCGTGCGCGGCGAGGTCATCAGCTCGACCTTCGATGAACCGGCCGCGCGCCACGTGCAGGTGGCCGAAATGGTCATCGAGCGCGCCAAGCGCCTGGTCGAGCACAAGAAGGACGTGGTGATCCTGCTCGACTCGATCACCCGCCTGGCCCGCGCCTACAACAACGTGGTGCCGAGCTCGGGCAAGGTGCTGACCGGTGGTGTGGACGCCAACGCCCTGCACCGCCCGAAGCGCTTCTTCGGTGCCGCGCGCAACGTGGAAGAAGGCGGCAGCCTGACCATCATCGCCACCGCGCTGGTCGATACCGGCTCGAAGATGGACGAAGTGATCTACGAAGAGTTCAAGGGCACCGGCAACAGCGAAGTGCACCTGAGCCGCCGCATCGCTGAAAAGCGCGTGTTCCCGGCCATCGACATCAACCGGTCCGGCACCCGCCGCGAAGACCTGCTGATCGAACCGGAGCTGCTGCAGAAGATCTGGATCCTGCGCAAGCTGCTGCATCCGATGGATGAAATGGCCGCGATGGAATTCCTGCTGGACAAGATGAAGAACACCAAGTCCAACGACGAGTTCTTCGGTTCGATGAAGCGGTAA